In bacterium, the following proteins share a genomic window:
- a CDS encoding RNA pseudouridine synthase: MKLPVPQKKYEFRWRADWQDRRLKEILAEVLPKVSSRALVLIVANGLVKADRKKLDDLDAPIPSGADLTVDLTHGARGQGRSKNRPLLDQMKVVHDDEHVVVVDKAEGILVQPVEGTRGTPLVELLKHYWQSKGERPVNPIVVQRLDKETSGLMVMGKTADAGRNLQRQAAGRFMERRYVALVEGRIREDRGTWHNLIGVGEGKLRQVVGPVPEPEETGAKPKPKPAKQGPGGQEAITHYKVLERLPGATLLELRLETGRTHQIRIHCAEAGHPVIGDPVYVKLARMRHDSQRFGRQVPPSKRMMLHAIRLKFQHPIKTSRWITKTSEMPSAFAKYMDLLKNPPPEKVRRKKR; the protein is encoded by the coding sequence ATGAAACTGCCCGTTCCACAGAAGAAATACGAGTTCCGTTGGCGTGCCGACTGGCAAGACCGCCGGCTGAAGGAAATCCTGGCCGAGGTTCTGCCGAAGGTGTCCTCGCGCGCCCTTGTCCTGATCGTCGCCAATGGCCTGGTCAAAGCCGACCGCAAGAAGCTGGACGATCTGGATGCTCCAATCCCCAGCGGCGCGGACCTCACGGTCGACCTGACTCACGGTGCCCGCGGGCAGGGGCGCTCGAAGAACCGCCCCCTGCTGGATCAGATGAAGGTCGTCCATGATGACGAGCACGTTGTCGTCGTGGACAAGGCCGAAGGCATCCTGGTCCAACCCGTCGAAGGCACGCGTGGGACGCCGTTGGTTGAGCTGCTGAAGCACTACTGGCAATCCAAGGGCGAACGTCCCGTCAACCCGATCGTCGTGCAGCGCCTGGACAAGGAAACCAGCGGGCTGATGGTCATGGGCAAGACGGCGGACGCCGGGCGAAACCTGCAGCGCCAGGCGGCCGGGCGCTTCATGGAGCGACGTTACGTTGCCCTCGTCGAAGGCCGGATTCGCGAGGATCGGGGGACATGGCACAACCTGATCGGCGTCGGCGAAGGCAAATTGCGCCAAGTGGTTGGTCCAGTTCCCGAGCCGGAGGAGACCGGCGCCAAGCCGAAGCCCAAGCCTGCCAAGCAGGGCCCCGGCGGCCAGGAAGCCATCACGCACTACAAAGTCCTGGAGCGCCTCCCGGGGGCCACCCTTCTTGAGTTGCGACTGGAAACGGGGAGAACTCACCAGATTCGCATCCATTGCGCAGAAGCTGGACACCCGGTAATCGGCGATCCGGTCTACGTGAAGCTGGCCCGGATGCGCCACGACAGCCAGCGTTTCGGGCGCCAGGTCCCCCCGTCGAAGCGCATGATGCTGCACGCGATCCGGCTGAAATTCCAGCATCCTATCAAGACGAGCCGCTGGATCACGAAAACAAGCGAAATGCCCAGCGCATTCGCCAAGTACATGGATTTGCTCAAGAACCCGCCCCCCGAGAAGGTGCGGCGGAAGAAGAGATGA
- a CDS encoding LacI family DNA-binding transcriptional regulator, with protein sequence MSNLNNDGGLTIRDIARITGYSRSTVSLAINDSDKINDETKTLIMDTIKRVGYVPNPAARALGARSRQVVAARKSRGDSMGRIQV encoded by the coding sequence ATGTCGAATCTCAATAATGACGGTGGTTTGACCATTCGCGACATCGCCCGCATCACCGGGTACAGCCGCTCGACGGTCTCACTCGCCATTAACGATAGCGATAAGATCAACGATGAAACCAAGACGCTGATCATGGATACCATCAAGCGCGTGGGCTACGTGCCGAATCCGGCCGCCCGTGCACTCGGCGCCCGCAGCCGCCAGGTTGTTGCCGCTCGCAAGAGCCGCGGCGATTCCATGGGACGCATTCAAGTCTGA
- a CDS encoding TetR/AcrR family transcriptional regulator translates to MERAALELFVECGIDGASIRQIAERAEVTEGALYRHHASKDDLVRYLFFQYFQGYADLMKAADQKGRAIEDKLFAMIDGFYAAYDEDPKGFQFVLLVQHELLDAVRQDMANPVDVITSVIDGAIKRGEIPEQNVALSTQLLLGMVMQSAVGNRYGRLKGKLRPYARTITNTCFAVLKTAPQ, encoded by the coding sequence ATTGAACGCGCCGCATTGGAGCTTTTCGTCGAGTGCGGCATCGACGGCGCCAGCATTCGCCAGATCGCTGAACGCGCCGAAGTCACCGAGGGGGCGCTCTATCGCCACCACGCCAGTAAGGACGATCTTGTCCGCTACCTGTTCTTCCAGTACTTCCAGGGATACGCCGACCTGATGAAGGCGGCCGACCAGAAGGGCCGGGCGATCGAGGATAAGCTCTTCGCAATGATCGACGGCTTCTATGCCGCGTACGACGAGGATCCGAAGGGGTTCCAATTCGTCCTGCTGGTGCAGCACGAATTGCTCGACGCGGTACGCCAGGATATGGCGAACCCGGTCGACGTCATCACGAGCGTGATCGACGGCGCGATCAAGCGCGGCGAGATTCCGGAGCAGAACGTCGCGCTATCCACGCAGTTGCTGCTGGGCATGGTGATGCAAAGCGCCGTGGGCAATCGCTACGGTCGGCTGAAGGGCAAACTGCGTCCCTATGCGCGCACGATTACGAACACGTGCTTCGCCGTACTGAAGACTGCGCCTCAGTGA
- a CDS encoding tetratricopeptide repeat protein gives MFANLCRFSLLLAILLAASAVAQSDDAPTSGTTALIEEAVALIDQTDVPIQERIARTEAILREHPGAAEVWAALGELRRDAGEDEAALLAFERAVAKDDSLYSAWHWIGILNKRERRDLDRALEAFQQAIDHGARKSRELNEIAVTLAYKGRMAEALQTWEETIADDPGWAVPYANAIKAALYLDDEDKAQELFEAGIKADEFEENIALHWGQYLLNDGDEDEAADVYRRALERAPENAVLRFYYGLALRESGDEDAAIENLKRAYTLGLKEGRPDVYEAANEQLFATRYPKEWKRLQKAAKTVFANHESQEDIVKAAEKGLKILNPIISDHPDIWNAYLVRGVAYRRMNEPALAKRDLRRVLELSPNEPNACIHLAMLHRDLDEMEDATKYAHEAAEAAPRDPSILANAAFVFLDADDCKSARMMFDRARDLVPEGSIPADQDPLFPLQDEIQANCGQ, from the coding sequence ATGTTCGCCAACCTCTGTCGTTTCAGTCTCCTGCTTGCGATTTTGCTCGCTGCCAGCGCCGTCGCTCAGAGTGACGATGCTCCGACCAGCGGCACCACCGCGCTAATTGAGGAGGCCGTGGCTCTCATCGATCAGACCGATGTGCCCATCCAGGAGCGCATTGCCCGCACCGAGGCGATCTTGCGCGAGCACCCCGGAGCAGCCGAAGTCTGGGCGGCCCTCGGTGAACTGCGACGCGACGCTGGAGAGGACGAGGCGGCGCTGCTGGCCTTCGAGCGCGCCGTCGCCAAGGACGATTCGCTGTACTCTGCGTGGCACTGGATTGGGATCCTGAACAAGCGCGAACGCCGCGATCTGGATCGCGCCCTGGAAGCCTTTCAACAGGCGATCGATCACGGGGCCAGGAAGAGCCGCGAGTTGAATGAGATCGCGGTGACGCTGGCTTACAAGGGACGCATGGCCGAGGCGCTGCAAACCTGGGAAGAGACAATCGCCGACGATCCCGGCTGGGCGGTGCCATACGCGAATGCGATCAAGGCCGCCCTCTACCTGGACGATGAAGACAAGGCCCAGGAACTCTTCGAAGCCGGCATCAAAGCCGATGAGTTCGAGGAGAACATCGCGCTGCATTGGGGTCAGTATCTGCTTAACGACGGTGACGAGGATGAGGCAGCCGACGTCTATCGCCGCGCGCTTGAGCGCGCTCCGGAAAATGCCGTGCTGCGGTTCTACTACGGGTTGGCGTTGCGCGAGTCCGGCGACGAAGACGCGGCGATTGAGAATCTGAAGCGCGCCTATACGTTGGGCCTCAAGGAAGGCCGCCCAGATGTCTACGAGGCCGCAAACGAGCAACTGTTTGCGACGCGCTATCCGAAGGAATGGAAGCGCCTTCAGAAGGCCGCCAAGACCGTTTTCGCAAACCACGAATCACAGGAAGACATTGTGAAGGCCGCCGAGAAGGGGCTGAAGATCCTGAACCCGATCATCAGCGATCACCCGGACATCTGGAATGCTTACCTGGTGCGCGGTGTGGCGTATCGACGCATGAACGAACCGGCCCTGGCGAAGCGCGATCTGCGTCGCGTTCTGGAACTGAGTCCCAACGAACCAAACGCCTGCATTCACCTCGCCATGTTGCATCGCGATCTTGACGAAATGGAAGATGCCACGAAGTACGCGCACGAAGCGGCAGAGGCCGCCCCACGCGATCCTTCGATCCTGGCCAACGCAGCATTTGTGTTCCTTGACGCCGACGACTGCAAATCGGCGCGCATGATGTTCGATCGCGCGCGCGACCTTGTCCCGGAGGGCAGTATCCCCGCCGACCAGGATCCCCTGTTCCCGCTGCAGGATGAAATTCAGGCGAACTGCGGCCAATAA
- the deoC gene encoding deoxyribose-phosphate aldolase, with translation MRLSNYIDHTLLKATATEDEIRRLCEDARKHQFASVCVNSAYVPLCKEMLEGSGVSVCTVVGFPLGSMSSEAKAFETADAVTKGADEVDMVINVGKLQSGDFKYVCDDIRAVVSAARGRTTKVIIETSYLNNDEIVHACVLSKAAGADFVKTSTGFAGAGAKAEHVALMRKTVGKEMGVKASGGIRDCDAARQMIDAGANRLGVSASVAIVQGKKSDSSY, from the coding sequence ATGCGGCTGTCGAACTACATCGACCATACGCTGCTGAAGGCGACGGCGACCGAGGACGAGATTCGGCGCCTCTGCGAAGATGCTCGGAAGCATCAGTTTGCATCGGTCTGTGTCAACTCGGCTTACGTGCCGCTTTGCAAAGAAATGCTGGAAGGCTCCGGCGTCAGCGTCTGCACCGTCGTCGGATTTCCCCTGGGGTCGATGTCCAGCGAGGCCAAGGCCTTCGAGACCGCCGATGCCGTGACCAAGGGGGCCGACGAAGTCGACATGGTTATCAATGTCGGTAAGCTTCAGTCGGGCGACTTCAAGTACGTCTGCGACGACATTCGGGCCGTTGTGTCCGCGGCGCGCGGCCGCACCACCAAGGTCATCATCGAGACATCCTATCTGAACAACGACGAGATCGTGCATGCCTGTGTGCTCTCCAAGGCTGCAGGTGCAGACTTCGTGAAGACCAGCACCGGATTCGCCGGCGCCGGGGCGAAGGCCGAGCACGTAGCGCTGATGCGCAAGACCGTCGGCAAGGAAATGGGCGTGAAGGCCAGCGGCGGAATCCGTGACTGCGACGCAGCCCGCCAGATGATCGACGCAGGGGCCAATCGTCTCGGCGTCAGCGCCAGCGTTGCCATCGTACAGGGCAAGAAGTCGGACAGCAGCTACTGA
- the rfaE1 gene encoding D-glycero-beta-D-manno-heptose-7-phosphate kinase, producing MTTKLIELIESFPGRRVLVVGDAILDHYVIGSVSRTSPEAPVAVLRVTEDEWLPGGAANVARNLAAQRCQATLISLRGDDEHGRRLEELLGRDASIRLAFVVDKTRPTTLKTRCVAQGQQMMRLDREESGPISDTVRKRVMTAVRREMKQADGVILSDYGKGLLTTALVQEIIAAAREYNVEVLVDPKGTDYSRYKGATLITPNQKEAQEASGISIVDEESAREAARILQAKVRGKAICITLGGRGVAVFPRRGRSVQIPARAREVFDVTGAGDTFIALFSLARFCGATFPQAAEIGNVAAGIVVGRAGVATVSLDELKREFLGQSANRKAMGMRELAEVCHSLSRAGRKTVFTNGCFDVLNVRHIRLLEQARALGDVLVVALNSDASVRRLKGEPRPLLTESERVELIGSLPYVDYITVFDGETPNELLERLRPDILVKGTNVENVVGQEIVEGYGGEIRLLDLGFGPSVDEVIHRAAEGTAPNKRKRKGRT from the coding sequence ATGACCACAAAACTCATCGAATTGATCGAGTCGTTCCCTGGCCGGCGCGTGCTGGTGGTGGGTGATGCGATTCTGGATCACTATGTCATTGGAAGCGTCAGCCGCACGTCGCCAGAGGCGCCGGTCGCTGTCCTGCGCGTCACGGAAGACGAATGGCTGCCGGGCGGGGCGGCAAACGTCGCGCGTAACCTGGCGGCGCAGCGCTGCCAAGCCACGCTGATTTCTCTTCGCGGCGACGACGAACACGGTCGGCGCCTGGAGGAGTTGCTCGGCCGTGATGCGAGCATTCGTCTCGCGTTTGTCGTCGACAAGACGCGTCCCACAACGCTTAAGACCCGCTGCGTGGCTCAGGGTCAGCAGATGATGCGTCTGGACCGCGAAGAGTCCGGCCCAATCTCCGACACGGTTCGGAAGCGCGTAATGACCGCCGTGCGCCGCGAGATGAAGCAAGCCGATGGGGTGATTCTCAGCGACTATGGCAAGGGCCTTCTGACGACCGCCCTGGTGCAGGAGATCATCGCCGCCGCTCGTGAGTACAACGTTGAGGTGCTGGTCGATCCGAAGGGAACCGACTACTCGCGCTACAAGGGCGCGACTCTGATCACGCCCAATCAGAAGGAAGCCCAGGAGGCCAGTGGCATCTCGATCGTCGACGAGGAATCCGCTCGTGAAGCCGCCCGCATCTTGCAGGCGAAGGTGCGTGGCAAGGCGATCTGCATTACCCTCGGCGGGCGCGGTGTGGCTGTCTTCCCGCGGCGCGGTCGCTCCGTTCAGATTCCTGCCCGCGCGCGCGAAGTCTTCGACGTCACGGGCGCGGGCGACACGTTCATCGCGCTGTTCAGCCTGGCGCGATTCTGCGGCGCGACCTTTCCGCAGGCCGCAGAGATCGGTAATGTTGCCGCCGGCATCGTTGTTGGACGCGCAGGCGTTGCGACCGTTTCTCTCGATGAATTGAAGCGCGAATTCCTCGGCCAGTCTGCCAACCGCAAGGCGATGGGAATGCGCGAACTGGCGGAAGTCTGTCACTCGCTCTCACGAGCCGGCCGGAAGACGGTGTTCACCAACGGCTGCTTCGATGTCTTGAATGTGCGGCACATCCGGCTGCTGGAGCAGGCGCGCGCCCTCGGCGACGTGCTCGTCGTTGCGCTCAACAGCGACGCGAGCGTCCGACGCCTGAAGGGCGAGCCGCGACCGCTGCTGACCGAGTCGGAACGGGTTGAATTGATCGGCTCGTTGCCGTACGTTGACTACATCACGGTCTTCGACGGTGAAACGCCGAACGAACTGCTCGAACGGTTGCGCCCGGATATTCTGGTGAAGGGCACTAACGTTGAGAATGTCGTTGGCCAGGAAATTGTCGAAGGCTACGGTGGCGAGATTCGCCTGCTCGATCTCGGATTCGGCCCCAGCGTCGACGAGGTCATTCATCGCGCTGCCGAGGGCACAGCCCCCAATAAACGTAAGCGAAAAGGACGCACATGA
- the obgE gene encoding GTPase ObgE gives MSSGHFVDQVQIHVKAGDGGHGCISFLRMKGQPFGGPDGGDGGRGGSVILEAEPEMLTLIDFKSRHHVKAPRGANGGGKNCSGRSGSDVVLKVPLGTVAIDADTHEELGDLTQPGQQLVIAKGGDGGNGNQHYATPTNKAPRKAQDGFPGVERNVVLELKVIADAGLVGLPNAGKSTLLAAMTHAHPKIAPYPFTTIHPNLGVFVASDFQRRITLADIPGLIEGAHTGQGLGHRFLRHIERTRALVHLVAPEAGTDDDGTITLADAHPETLLYAYDLVRSELESYSSKLLLKPVIVCLNKVDLMSEEEVAAIVDAFRTERDIEVHLLSAQDKSGVVELQRKIEELVLDPPTEESEVRSRSLPQFELREEES, from the coding sequence ATGAGTTCCGGGCATTTCGTTGATCAGGTTCAGATCCACGTGAAGGCCGGGGACGGAGGACATGGCTGCATTTCCTTTCTGCGGATGAAAGGACAGCCATTCGGTGGCCCCGACGGTGGAGACGGCGGGCGCGGCGGTTCGGTGATTCTCGAAGCCGAACCGGAGATGCTGACGTTGATCGATTTCAAGTCGCGGCATCACGTGAAAGCCCCGCGCGGTGCAAACGGCGGTGGTAAGAATTGCTCCGGCCGCAGCGGCTCCGATGTCGTTCTTAAGGTTCCCCTCGGCACGGTTGCCATCGACGCGGACACGCACGAAGAGCTCGGCGATCTGACGCAGCCCGGCCAGCAGCTCGTAATCGCCAAAGGGGGCGACGGCGGAAACGGCAACCAGCACTATGCGACCCCGACCAACAAGGCGCCGCGGAAAGCGCAGGATGGCTTCCCCGGTGTGGAACGAAATGTCGTTCTCGAGCTGAAGGTCATCGCCGATGCCGGGCTCGTCGGCCTGCCAAACGCCGGCAAGTCGACATTGTTGGCCGCCATGACGCACGCGCATCCGAAGATTGCGCCCTATCCGTTCACGACAATTCATCCGAACCTGGGCGTCTTCGTCGCATCGGACTTCCAGCGTCGGATTACGCTGGCCGACATTCCGGGCCTCATCGAGGGCGCCCATACTGGCCAGGGCCTCGGCCATCGATTCCTGCGCCATATCGAGCGCACACGCGCCCTGGTACATCTCGTGGCACCGGAAGCCGGCACGGACGACGACGGAACAATCACGCTGGCCGACGCGCATCCGGAGACGCTTCTCTACGCGTACGATCTGGTTCGCAGCGAGCTCGAAAGCTACAGTTCCAAGCTCCTTCTGAAGCCCGTTATCGTGTGTTTGAACAAGGTCGATTTGATGTCCGAAGAGGAAGTCGCGGCAATCGTCGACGCCTTCCGAACCGAACGCGACATCGAAGTCCACTTGCTCTCTGCGCAAGACAAGAGCGGAGTAGTGGAACTGCAACGCAAGATCGAGGAACTGGTGCTGGATCCCCCGACCGAGGAATCGGAAGTCCGATCCAGGTCCCTGCCTCAATTCGAACTTCGCGAGGAGGAGTCATGA
- a CDS encoding tetratricopeptide repeat protein has translation MTRRILFSLILPVILLTAGCVNIAPKLGTGRAEVERFERAVDVNPANEHAWFLLGKRFLQGEDFSNAENAFEHAIDLRPDFSEAYVGIGVSRLQREDWRGAADAYERLLAIEPQSVAAYEGLAAAHLGAKDIDDAEAAALEALKIYDGALQAHRILGEVYYIRGNYAGAVEQWNISLEEGERASDLQPLVDDLTHYMRKYGAD, from the coding sequence ATGACTCGCCGCATCCTATTTTCGCTGATTCTACCGGTCATCCTCTTGACTGCCGGTTGTGTGAATATCGCGCCCAAGCTCGGCACCGGGCGTGCCGAGGTCGAACGCTTCGAACGCGCCGTGGACGTGAACCCTGCCAACGAGCACGCCTGGTTCCTGCTCGGGAAACGCTTCCTCCAGGGAGAGGATTTCTCGAACGCTGAAAACGCGTTCGAGCACGCGATCGATCTGCGCCCTGACTTCTCCGAAGCCTATGTGGGCATCGGGGTGAGCCGCCTGCAGCGGGAAGACTGGCGCGGAGCAGCCGATGCCTACGAGCGTCTCCTCGCCATCGAGCCGCAGTCCGTCGCGGCATACGAGGGCCTGGCCGCTGCGCACCTCGGCGCAAAAGATATCGACGACGCGGAAGCGGCCGCTCTTGAAGCGCTCAAGATCTACGACGGCGCCCTGCAGGCTCACCGTATCCTTGGCGAAGTCTACTACATTCGCGGCAACTACGCGGGTGCGGTCGAGCAATGGAACATCTCGCTCGAAGAAGGCGAACGCGCCAGCGATCTTCAGCCCCTTGTCGATGATCTGACCCACTACATGCGCAAGTACGGCGCGGACTGA
- a CDS encoding PBP1A family penicillin-binding protein, translated as MARAGQSNAMLGHLRSRGAQERADETPAPRSRRQGCNRPARLAWWVGSLAILLGITVSGFATGALVAWLEMAPPIEAFEQYDPPQTTTLLDRDGRPIATMFEQRRQVVHLDDLPAHLPEAFIAIEDANYRHHIGLDPKGILRAAVINASRGTLSQGASTITQQLPRNLLPEIGREKTLRRKVHETLIALQMERRYSKDQILEVYLNQIYLGSGNYGVEAASQMYFGKSARDLELSESALLAGLPQLPERYSPLNDPEAALRRREQVLARMKELGWVGEAQYAQASEAPLRVAGPTRSGAGDADYFLDAVRAELAAEPALLGERARAAGWTVRTTMDGEAQKLALAALRAGLDKAESEWLATRADRFASARDAAEWWETPRPGQVRMGRVVRTFPGSLVVELAGSWRGDLKIPEATATYFAHVGPGDGVDLEVREVMPEKGLFRGDLLPQTRLQGALVCLDSRTGEILALAGGREWADRANNGYFNRAMRARRQAGSTLKPFFFAAAMERGMAPWTIFDDQPIEFSNGYSPRNYENIHFGPTSLQTALEHSRNVVTIQMVQEAGLRECIRRVREFDVTPGAPHWEMPVEYPVALGTSGVTPLEAAAAYLAFANAGEASVPTAIRSVRSAEGHPLVTHKRQPKDQLNSRTAAWMQQMLVGVMTRGTGKRLREMLPEQLRDAVAGKTGTTSDNRDAWFVGYTPEAVVAVWVGFDQPLPLGAGQTGGRAAGPIWAQFVSDYWTSRSHARTELPMPRGWRLELVDFSTGWASAAATADEEAVWRAYPDGEMPEPAPLADAAIITE; from the coding sequence TTGGCGCGAGCCGGACAATCGAATGCAATGCTGGGCCACCTGCGATCTCGCGGGGCACAGGAACGCGCTGACGAGACGCCAGCCCCCCGCAGCCGTCGGCAAGGCTGTAACCGCCCCGCTCGTCTGGCCTGGTGGGTGGGCAGCCTGGCGATTCTTCTGGGAATCACGGTCAGCGGATTCGCGACCGGTGCCCTGGTCGCCTGGCTCGAGATGGCTCCTCCCATCGAGGCCTTCGAGCAATACGATCCCCCCCAAACGACCACACTGCTCGATCGCGATGGCCGGCCCATCGCGACAATGTTCGAGCAGCGCCGCCAGGTCGTGCACCTCGACGATCTGCCGGCGCATCTGCCGGAGGCGTTCATTGCGATCGAGGATGCGAATTACCGCCACCACATCGGCCTGGATCCCAAAGGCATCCTGCGCGCGGCGGTCATCAACGCCAGCCGCGGGACCTTGTCGCAGGGCGCCAGCACAATCACCCAGCAGTTGCCACGCAACCTGCTGCCGGAAATCGGCCGCGAGAAGACACTGCGCCGCAAGGTTCACGAGACGCTGATCGCGCTGCAGATGGAGCGGCGGTACTCCAAGGACCAGATTCTCGAAGTCTACCTGAATCAGATCTACCTCGGCAGCGGAAACTACGGCGTCGAGGCCGCGTCGCAGATGTACTTCGGCAAGTCCGCACGCGATCTGGAACTTTCAGAGAGCGCCCTGCTGGCGGGACTCCCCCAGTTGCCGGAGCGCTACTCGCCGCTGAACGATCCGGAAGCCGCGCTCCGCCGGCGCGAACAGGTACTGGCGCGGATGAAGGAACTGGGTTGGGTCGGAGAGGCGCAATATGCGCAGGCCAGTGAGGCCCCCCTGCGAGTTGCGGGGCCGACCCGAAGCGGCGCGGGAGATGCGGATTACTTCCTGGATGCCGTGCGGGCAGAGCTTGCGGCCGAACCGGCCTTGCTAGGCGAACGCGCCCGGGCCGCTGGGTGGACCGTTCGGACGACGATGGATGGCGAAGCGCAGAAGCTGGCGCTGGCTGCTCTCCGTGCGGGGCTGGACAAGGCCGAATCGGAGTGGCTGGCCACGCGCGCGGACCGATTCGCGTCAGCACGCGATGCCGCCGAGTGGTGGGAGACCCCCCGACCGGGGCAGGTTCGCATGGGCCGGGTTGTGCGCACGTTCCCGGGCTCTTTGGTCGTCGAACTCGCGGGCAGTTGGCGGGGCGATCTGAAAATTCCAGAAGCAACCGCGACTTACTTTGCCCATGTCGGCCCAGGCGATGGCGTTGACTTGGAAGTTCGCGAAGTCATGCCTGAGAAGGGTCTGTTCCGCGGCGATCTGCTCCCACAGACCCGCCTGCAAGGCGCACTGGTTTGCCTCGACAGCCGAACCGGCGAGATTCTGGCGCTGGCGGGTGGACGCGAGTGGGCAGATCGCGCCAACAACGGGTATTTTAACAGGGCGATGCGTGCGCGGCGCCAGGCCGGATCGACGCTGAAGCCGTTCTTCTTCGCCGCCGCGATGGAACGCGGAATGGCGCCCTGGACGATCTTCGACGATCAGCCGATCGAGTTCTCGAACGGCTACTCGCCGCGCAACTACGAGAACATTCACTTCGGCCCGACGTCGCTGCAGACAGCGCTCGAGCACTCCCGCAACGTTGTCACAATCCAGATGGTGCAGGAGGCTGGCTTGCGCGAGTGCATCCGGCGCGTTCGCGAGTTCGATGTCACGCCTGGCGCGCCGCACTGGGAAATGCCGGTCGAGTATCCCGTCGCGCTCGGGACATCAGGTGTCACGCCGCTGGAAGCTGCCGCGGCTTACCTTGCCTTTGCAAACGCCGGGGAGGCATCGGTCCCGACGGCGATTCGTTCTGTCCGCAGCGCGGAGGGCCATCCACTCGTCACGCACAAGCGCCAGCCGAAGGACCAGCTCAATTCGCGCACGGCGGCCTGGATGCAGCAGATGCTGGTCGGGGTCATGACGCGCGGCACGGGCAAACGCCTGCGCGAAATGCTGCCGGAGCAACTGCGCGACGCCGTCGCGGGAAAGACGGGCACGACCAGCGACAATCGCGATGCCTGGTTCGTGGGCTATACACCGGAGGCCGTCGTTGCCGTTTGGGTCGGCTTTGACCAGCCGCTTCCCCTGGGTGCCGGGCAAACCGGCGGACGGGCCGCCGGACCGATCTGGGCGCAATTTGTGTCGGATTATTGGACATCGCGATCGCACGCGCGCACCGAGCTGCCGATGCCGCGGGGATGGCGATTGGAATTGGTGGACTTCTCGACCGGTTGGGCGTCTGCTGCCGCAACGGCTGATGAAGAGGCTGTCTGGCGTGCCTACCCGGACGGAGAAATGCCGGAACCGGCTCCGCTGGCCGATGCGGCCATCATCACAGAATAA